A DNA window from Flavisolibacter ginsenosidimutans contains the following coding sequences:
- the qatD gene encoding Qat anti-phage system TatD family nuclease QatD yields the protein MVDAHCHLDLYPNPVTIAEECEKLGIYTLSMTNLPSHFKMGFPHLSRFKKVRMALGMHPLYADRHKNELSLFAECVAQTSYIGEVGLDFSKEGIASKARQISTFEFVLNELSGKNKILSLHSRGAEETVLEYLIEYNIKNAIFHWYSGSIKLIKDIVKAGFLFSINSAMIKTKVGQEVIKEIPLTHILTESDGPFIYYQNRSIKPSDLHHVEKSIAMLHGIANTEMSTIIRENFRKQINLLQA from the coding sequence ATGGTTGATGCACATTGCCATTTAGATTTATACCCTAATCCTGTGACTATTGCAGAAGAATGTGAAAAATTAGGAATATACACTTTAAGTATGACTAATTTACCTAGTCATTTTAAAATGGGATTCCCTCATCTTAGTAGATTTAAGAAAGTAAGGATGGCATTAGGGATGCACCCATTGTATGCAGATAGGCACAAAAATGAATTGAGTTTGTTTGCAGAGTGTGTCGCACAAACATCATATATAGGGGAAGTTGGGTTAGACTTTTCTAAGGAAGGTATCGCCAGCAAAGCACGACAAATAAGCACTTTTGAATTTGTTTTGAATGAATTATCTGGAAAAAATAAGATACTTAGCCTTCATTCTAGAGGCGCGGAAGAAACCGTATTGGAGTATCTTATTGAGTACAATATAAAAAATGCAATTTTTCATTGGTATAGTGGCTCAATCAAATTGATTAAGGATATCGTAAAAGCAGGCTTTTTGTTTTCGATAAACTCTGCAATGATCAAAACGAAAGTTGGACAAGAAGTTATTAAAGAAATTCCTTTGACACATATCCTTACAGAAAGTGATGGTCCCTTCATTTACTATCAAAATCGGTCAATCAAGCCATCGGACTTACATCATGTGGAAAAATCTATTGCTATGCTTCATGGCATTGCAAATACGGAAATGAGTACAATAATCAGGGAAAACTTTAGAAAGCAAATAAACCTTTTACAAGCTTGA
- the qatC gene encoding Qat anti-phage system QueC-like protein QatC has protein sequence MANNLKVEVPTLSKGVLISKINATLSSVENANAEITVDFSDLLPWANAAKEEVVDFFLLSTFVYGIDRFIPRRPNSTDGWAREINVLLPVFKVEVWKSAVDQVEGLLSFLTGDYWKVKFYKNSLQLPAEDLGGFYKQNFKQINLFSGGLDSLIGLIDSLENSNDPVLFVSHYDPTMGGPKKDQDTLAPELETKYGKLFVRLPSVKVFLSQTSLSNRETTCRSRSLLFLGLSALIAEPLRRNVLVPENGTVSVNYPLSPSRRSACSTRTTHPTFLSRLMDIWKILGIGITVQNPYWNKTKGEMVANCKNKTFLQQIIPTSNSCGKRGHRSHWDYGHASHCGVCMPCIYRQASLQTIADNTSYGNNINKLIWKTKKGQDVGALLDFLKENVSKNNIKFELIANGLQDYERINEYMKLIERTRIELISWIKKGGNSSVRSKGGL, from the coding sequence ATGGCAAATAATTTAAAAGTAGAAGTTCCAACTTTAAGTAAAGGAGTTCTCATAAGCAAGATAAATGCAACTTTATCTAGTGTAGAAAATGCTAATGCAGAAATTACTGTTGATTTTTCTGATCTTTTACCGTGGGCAAATGCTGCAAAAGAAGAAGTTGTTGATTTCTTTTTGCTTTCAACTTTTGTATATGGCATTGACAGATTTATACCAAGGCGGCCCAATTCGACTGACGGATGGGCTAGAGAAATAAATGTTCTCTTGCCTGTTTTCAAAGTTGAAGTATGGAAAAGTGCAGTAGATCAAGTTGAAGGGTTACTTTCATTTTTAACAGGCGATTACTGGAAAGTAAAGTTTTATAAAAACTCTTTGCAATTGCCTGCAGAAGATTTGGGCGGATTTTATAAGCAAAATTTTAAACAGATAAATTTATTTTCTGGAGGCTTGGACTCTTTAATTGGTTTAATTGACAGCTTAGAGAACTCTAATGATCCAGTGCTCTTTGTCTCCCATTATGATCCCACAATGGGAGGACCGAAAAAAGACCAAGATACATTAGCGCCAGAGCTTGAAACTAAATATGGAAAGTTATTTGTACGCCTTCCTTCAGTAAAAGTATTCTTGTCACAAACAAGCCTTTCAAACAGAGAAACTACATGCAGAAGCCGATCCTTATTGTTTTTAGGCTTATCAGCACTTATTGCAGAACCATTGCGAAGGAACGTTCTGGTTCCGGAAAATGGAACAGTTTCAGTAAACTACCCACTCAGTCCCTCACGCAGGAGTGCTTGTAGCACCCGTACTACACATCCCACATTCCTTTCAAGATTAATGGATATCTGGAAAATATTGGGAATTGGTATTACTGTTCAGAATCCTTATTGGAACAAAACCAAGGGCGAAATGGTGGCAAATTGCAAAAACAAGACTTTTTTGCAACAGATAATCCCAACATCTAACTCATGTGGAAAAAGAGGCCATAGGTCACACTGGGATTATGGTCATGCCTCACATTGCGGTGTTTGTATGCCTTGTATTTATAGACAAGCTTCATTGCAAACTATTGCTGATAATACTTCTTATGGTAACAACATCAACAAGCTTATTTGGAAAACAAAGAAAGGTCAGGATGTTGGAGCCTTGCTTGATTTTTTAAAGGAAAACGTTTCTAAAAACAATATTAAGTTTGAGCTCATCGCAAATGGTTTACAAGATTATGAGCGTATAAACGAATACATGAAGTTAATCGAACGCACAAGAATAGAGTTAATTTCTTGGATCAAAAAGGGTGGTAATTCTAGTGTTCGGTCTAAAGGAGGATTGTAA